From the genome of Nasonia vitripennis strain AsymCx chromosome 1, Nvit_psr_1.1, whole genome shotgun sequence, one region includes:
- the LOC100115936 gene encoding speckle-type POZ protein-like isoform X2 — translation MSLISIGDVSVTPCCTCVAKYQWDMHNFWICCKDSEDMLVSPEFLAAHDSSPIIWSQLAFYPKGKTNKYNACFSIFVKIISRCADVDITEVTLSLFNDEHELISRVFKQPTHTDASLWGAEKFIHRSVAKEKVMSKKEPNDNLTIYLTMKTKKSQGSMGVLRFGDKSIRAHRIILSRRSPVFSFILMGRLNQAQEHKIVSVPIYISYNVCLEMLRFMYTERVNDMDAIADELLIAASEYCIEDLKRLCEMSLIKNLNVDNVIQRLELAHSCGAETLKATAIGFMAVHSGLLIQKREYRAMATDVSYEVYTAHYNRFT, via the exons ATGTCTTTGATTTCCATTGGAGACGTTAGTGTAACTCCATGCTGCACATGCGTTGCGAAATATCAGTGGGACATGCATAACTTTTGGATTTGCTGCAAGGATTCCGAAGACATGTTAGTTTCCCCAGAGTTTTTGGCGGCTCACGACAGCAGTCCCATTATTTGGAGCCAGCTGGCATTCTACCCAAAAGGCAAGACAAACAAGTACAATGCCTGTTTCTCAATTTTCGTGAAGATTATCTCAAGGTGTGCCGATGTCGATATAACAGAGGTTACATTATCGCTTTTCAACGACGAACACGAATTAATCAGCCGAGTATTTAAACAGCCCACGCATACCGATGCGAGTCTATGGGGTGCGGAGAAATTTATTCATCGAAGTGTAGCCAAAGAGAAAGTAATGAGTAAAAAGGAGCCTAACGATAATTTAACGATTTATCTCACAATGAAGACAAAGAAGAGTCAAGGCTCAATGGGCGTCCTACGGTTCG GAGATAAATCGATTCGAGCCCACAGGATTATTCTTAGCAGAAGGAGCCCGGTCTTCAGCTTCATTTTAATGGGCCGGTTAAATCAGGCACAAGAACATAAAATCGTTAGCGTCCCAATCTATATTAGCTATAATGTTTGCTTGGAAATGCTGCGTTTCATGTATACAGAAAGAGTGAACGATATGGACGCCATCGCCGATGAGCTTTTGATCGCGGCTAGTGAATACTGTATCGAAGATCTCAAGCGTTTATGCGAGATgagtttgataaaaaatttgaacGTGGACAACGTCATACAGAGACTTGAACTTGCTCATTCGTGTGGTGCCGAGACGCTGAAAGCTACGGCGATTGGCTTTATGGCTGTACACTCGGGTCTTTTGATCCAAAAGAGGGAATACCGAGCGATGGCTACGGACGTTTCATACGAAGTTTATACGGCTCATTATAACAGGTTTACGTAA
- the LOC100115936 gene encoding speckle-type POZ protein-like isoform X1, producing MSLISIGDVSVTPCCTCVAKYQWDMHNFWICCKDSEDMLVSPEFLAAHDSSPIIWSQLAFYPKGKTNKYNACFSIFVKIISRCADVDITEVTLSLFNDEHELISRVFKQPTHTDASLWGAEKFIHRSVAKEKVMSKKEPNDNLTIYLTMKTKKSQGSMGVLRFGKHIESINNDYEKLLNNEAFTDIKLEIVGDKSIRAHRIILSRRSPVFSFILMGRLNQAQEHKIVSVPIYISYNVCLEMLRFMYTERVNDMDAIADELLIAASEYCIEDLKRLCEMSLIKNLNVDNVIQRLELAHSCGAETLKATAIGFMAVHSGLLIQKREYRAMATDVSYEVYTAHYNRFT from the coding sequence ATGTCTTTGATTTCCATTGGAGACGTTAGTGTAACTCCATGCTGCACATGCGTTGCGAAATATCAGTGGGACATGCATAACTTTTGGATTTGCTGCAAGGATTCCGAAGACATGTTAGTTTCCCCAGAGTTTTTGGCGGCTCACGACAGCAGTCCCATTATTTGGAGCCAGCTGGCATTCTACCCAAAAGGCAAGACAAACAAGTACAATGCCTGTTTCTCAATTTTCGTGAAGATTATCTCAAGGTGTGCCGATGTCGATATAACAGAGGTTACATTATCGCTTTTCAACGACGAACACGAATTAATCAGCCGAGTATTTAAACAGCCCACGCATACCGATGCGAGTCTATGGGGTGCGGAGAAATTTATTCATCGAAGTGTAGCCAAAGAGAAAGTAATGAGTAAAAAGGAGCCTAACGATAATTTAACGATTTATCTCACAATGAAGACAAAGAAGAGTCAAGGCTCAATGGGCGTCCTACGGTTCGGTAAGCATATCGAAAGTATAAACAATGATTATGAAAAATTGCTGAACAACGAAGCATTCACTGATATCAAGCTGGAAATTGTAGGAGATAAATCGATTCGAGCCCACAGGATTATTCTTAGCAGAAGGAGCCCGGTCTTCAGCTTCATTTTAATGGGCCGGTTAAATCAGGCACAAGAACATAAAATCGTTAGCGTCCCAATCTATATTAGCTATAATGTTTGCTTGGAAATGCTGCGTTTCATGTATACAGAAAGAGTGAACGATATGGACGCCATCGCCGATGAGCTTTTGATCGCGGCTAGTGAATACTGTATCGAAGATCTCAAGCGTTTATGCGAGATgagtttgataaaaaatttgaacGTGGACAACGTCATACAGAGACTTGAACTTGCTCATTCGTGTGGTGCCGAGACGCTGAAAGCTACGGCGATTGGCTTTATGGCTGTACACTCGGGTCTTTTGATCCAAAAGAGGGAATACCGAGCGATGGCTACGGACGTTTCATACGAAGTTTATACGGCTCATTATAACAGGTTTACGTAA
- the LOC100115897 gene encoding protein roadkill-like — protein MPRVIAIGDVNVLTSCTCVATYQWEIKNVWLCCTEPGTALVSPEFLASHDSNPVIRCQFLLYPKGRTNEFNDYFSVFVNIISKSTAIKEVSLSIFNDECEVVTRLFQEPVEKDMGLWGAENFANRFVMKFRAKNVQKRSNNFKIFVKIFTVKTTGYKGVMQSRRVMGHNINDDFEKFVNNNAFSDIVLTVGRKSFAAHKIILCRKSPAFAKIFMSQMRAKQEVKKLRIPNIKYDVCLEMLRYIYTDKVYGIDNIANDLLMAAERYALPGLKSMCEKSMIKSLNFDNIIERLQLAFWCKADILKYATIGFVIEHSIRIVGKQEFKLLPDDILDELSMAVNNSLAY, from the coding sequence ATGCCTAGAGTTATTGCCATTGGAGACGTTAATGTATTAACATCCTGCACATGCGTTGCGACATATCAGTGGgaaataaaaaacgtttggctttgTTGCACTGAACCTGGAACCGCCTTGGTTTCTCCGGAGTTTTTAGCGTCACACGATAGTAATCCTGTCATTCGGTGCCAGTTTCTATTATACCCAAAAGGCAGGACAAACGAGTTCAACGACTATTTCTCAGTTTTTGTGAACATCATTTCAAAAAGTACTGCTATAAAAGAAGTTTCATTATCGATTTTCAATGATGAGTGTGAAGTAGTAACACGATTATTTCAAGAACCTGTGGAGAAGGATATGGGATTATGGGGTGCAGAGAACTTTGCTAATCGATTCGTAATGAAGTTCAGGGCGAAGAATGTGCAAAAGCGTAGCaataattttaagatttttgtCAAAATCTTCACAGTGAAAACTACAGGCTACAAGGGCGTTATGCAGTCGCGTAGAGTTATGGGACATAATATAAACgacgattttgaaaaattcgtcAACAACAACGCGTTCAGTGACATTGTGCTGACGGTTGGAAGAAAATCGTTTGCAGCCCACAAGATTATCCTCTGCAGAAAGAGCCCCGCTTTCGCTAAAATTTTCATGAGCCAGATGAGAGCGAAGCAAGAggttaaaaagttaagaatCCCCAATATCAAGTACGACGTTTGCTTGGAAATGCTGCGCTACATATACACCGATAAAGTGTACGGCATCGACAACATCGCTAATGATCTTTTAATGGCGGCTGAGAGATACGCTCTTCCCGGCCTTAAAAGTATGTGCGAGAAGAGTATGATCAAGAGCTTGAACTTTGACAACATCATAGAGAGGCTTCAACTCGCATTTTGGTGTAAAGCCGATATTCTGAAATATGCAACGATTGGATTCGTTATCGAACACTCGATTCGTATTGTCGGCAAGCAGGAATTCAAATTGTTGCCTGATGATATTTTAGACGAACTTTCTATGGCCGTTAATAATTCGTTAGCATACTGA
- the LOC100680349 gene encoding uncharacterized protein LOC100680349 isoform X2, producing the protein MEFSRLCLPRRVGLTSPADRLASAPVAAEAGPSAPGSSDAAPRCSNCITERLGAAGWHCEDDPPPYASLINASPGHHRVTWSYVFPGLPGYDAAAGASGNGAPENRTIARPLVSIPLTSYGIFKIEPPRYAAAMSQVQQPQMPRIMMSEPGPAVKSSNGRARKYGAILIAATVIVFLMALSLMVRFVTEKSLLSRG; encoded by the exons ATGGAGTTTTCGAGGCTTTGTTTGCCCCGAAGGGTGGGCCTCA CAAGTCCAGCGGACCGGTTGGCCTCGGCTCCGGTCGCCGCGGAAGCCGGTCCCTCCGCTCCTGGTTCCAGCGATGCTGCCCCTCGTTGCAGCAACTGTATCACCGAGCGTCTGGGAGCAGCCGGTTGGCATTGCGAAGATGATCCACCGCCTTACGCCTCGCTCATCAACGCTTCGCCCGGACATCACCGGGTCACCTGGTCCTACGTCTTTCCGGGACTGCCGGGATACGATGCTGCCGCGGGGGCGTCCGGAAATGGAGCCCCGGAGAATCGAACGATCGCTAGGCCGCTTGTTTCCATACCTCTGACGAGCTATGGGATCTTTAAGATCGAACCACCGAGATACGCAGCGGCTATGTCACAGGTGCAGCAGCCGCAGATGCCCAGGATCATGATGTCCGAGCCAGGACCAGCTGTCAAGTCTTCCAACGGGAGGGCGAGAA AATACGGTGCCATCCTGATAGCCGCAACGGTCATCGTTTTCCTCATGGCTCTGTCGCTGATGGTGCGCTTCGTCACCGAGAAGAGCTTATTGAGTCGGGGATAA
- the LOC100680349 gene encoding uncharacterized protein LOC100680349 isoform X1: MMFSFDFRDDDAADKYTEMRASPADRLASAPVAAEAGPSAPGSSDAAPRCSNCITERLGAAGWHCEDDPPPYASLINASPGHHRVTWSYVFPGLPGYDAAAGASGNGAPENRTIARPLVSIPLTSYGIFKIEPPRYAAAMSQVQQPQMPRIMMSEPGPAVKSSNGRARKYGAILIAATVIVFLMALSLMVRFVTEKSLLSRG, encoded by the exons ATGatgttttcttttgattttcggGACGACGACGCGGCTGACAAGTATACGGAGATGCGGG CAAGTCCAGCGGACCGGTTGGCCTCGGCTCCGGTCGCCGCGGAAGCCGGTCCCTCCGCTCCTGGTTCCAGCGATGCTGCCCCTCGTTGCAGCAACTGTATCACCGAGCGTCTGGGAGCAGCCGGTTGGCATTGCGAAGATGATCCACCGCCTTACGCCTCGCTCATCAACGCTTCGCCCGGACATCACCGGGTCACCTGGTCCTACGTCTTTCCGGGACTGCCGGGATACGATGCTGCCGCGGGGGCGTCCGGAAATGGAGCCCCGGAGAATCGAACGATCGCTAGGCCGCTTGTTTCCATACCTCTGACGAGCTATGGGATCTTTAAGATCGAACCACCGAGATACGCAGCGGCTATGTCACAGGTGCAGCAGCCGCAGATGCCCAGGATCATGATGTCCGAGCCAGGACCAGCTGTCAAGTCTTCCAACGGGAGGGCGAGAA AATACGGTGCCATCCTGATAGCCGCAACGGTCATCGTTTTCCTCATGGCTCTGTCGCTGATGGTGCGCTTCGTCACCGAGAAGAGCTTATTGAGTCGGGGATAA